A DNA window from Shumkonia mesophila contains the following coding sequences:
- a CDS encoding efflux RND transporter permease subunit, with the protein MSGNSAAGGESGPGKLFRFFFIDTIFAGVLGVLLLLGGLFAYTSMVKEGAPDLAIPVAQVRVLWPGASPELVEKEVTTPLEKAIKSLNNLKQISSGSRSGLALLVVEFQADAPIEESIRSLRTKVTETASLLPRDSGAPTVEQMSTTDAPILTYMIHGNVGDAVLGDTARDIKERLERIGSLRKVEVSGARQEIGRVLIDPMRLNAVNLSMTMVSDAIRAGSVDRPLGEMRDGRTPASINLAGRFTTVDEIRLLPIQQMKSGRIVRLGDLAEVRRELSTESVRTFVSFAGKPFAKGVSISLYKAPGADTVAAVAQVRRTVESFQMPKGVEASVLTNEAVDVEEKLASVFSNAVQAVIGVVLILLVMLTWREAVIAGAGVPITFLGSIAVVFAFGMTMNEMVVIGMVLALGMLVDVFILVMEGMHQGLYAEGRSFDSAAGVTVKRFALPAFAGQLTTILALTPLLFLPGIDGKFIRLIPFTAIICLVISYIVAFVWALPSSRHLLGRKLKGDGVTRVDRITNRVSGRLLTWVLAYVVSSRRAAALWMTGVLVLVVASLAAGGLLPSEAYPKVDGRNMGITVELPPGTPLDRTAEVGLKVGDILRAKPYFQSTIAYVGQKSPFSVTSSAERIADTPGTHVVGFSLVLTPLDARDGRLAYTYVPELRRELYQALAEVPGASVTLSPQGGGPGGGDDLQIDVQGEDLDQLRNAAQEVVAALATVRGTGDVRDDMGPARTALVVTPVREALEFFKIRLTPVAEEIGLAMGETTVAKLKRSATEDDVPVQLGVAWPSRNGEAGPPTSWNDLMLVRASGPDGTRIDLASILIAEYGSLPQVIVHSDGNRTTSVRGKAEGSGTAAILRAAWPEIEKVKARYPNLRIGLAGQLAEANQTNSNMMKMFLLTMVLMFGLLVLLFNSYRLPFIILFSVPCALIGTLVGFLAIGMPLSFPAMVGIVSLLGIVVNVSIVMVETMREFIELGRSVGEAAAHGAADRLRPILSTTLTTIAGLALLSLSSPMWQPLCYAIIFGLMAATVLSFIVVPALFVLLSPRAALR; encoded by the coding sequence ATGAGCGGCAATTCCGCAGCCGGTGGCGAGAGCGGGCCGGGCAAACTGTTCCGGTTTTTCTTCATCGACACCATCTTCGCCGGCGTTCTCGGCGTTCTGCTGCTGCTGGGCGGCCTGTTCGCCTATACCTCGATGGTCAAGGAGGGGGCGCCCGATCTGGCGATCCCGGTGGCGCAAGTGCGGGTCCTGTGGCCCGGCGCCTCTCCCGAACTGGTCGAGAAGGAGGTGACGACGCCGCTCGAAAAGGCGATCAAGTCCCTCAACAACCTGAAACAGATCTCCAGCGGGTCCCGCTCCGGGTTGGCGCTTCTCGTCGTCGAATTCCAGGCCGACGCGCCGATCGAGGAATCGATCCGCTCGCTGCGCACGAAGGTGACCGAAACGGCCAGCCTGCTGCCGCGCGACAGCGGGGCACCGACGGTCGAACAGATGTCGACCACGGACGCGCCAATCCTCACCTACATGATCCACGGCAACGTCGGCGACGCGGTCCTCGGCGACACCGCGCGAGACATCAAGGAACGCCTGGAACGCATCGGCTCGCTGCGCAAGGTGGAAGTGTCGGGCGCCCGCCAGGAGATCGGCCGGGTGCTGATCGATCCCATGCGCCTCAACGCCGTCAATCTCAGCATGACGATGGTGAGCGATGCCATTCGCGCCGGCAGCGTGGACCGGCCGCTGGGTGAAATGCGCGATGGCCGCACCCCCGCTTCGATCAATCTGGCCGGGCGTTTCACCACCGTTGACGAAATCCGCCTGCTGCCCATTCAGCAGATGAAATCCGGCCGCATCGTCCGCCTGGGCGACTTGGCCGAGGTGCGCCGCGAACTGTCGACGGAAAGCGTGCGCACCTTCGTCAGCTTTGCGGGCAAGCCCTTCGCGAAAGGCGTCAGCATCTCGCTCTACAAGGCGCCGGGGGCCGATACCGTCGCAGCCGTCGCCCAGGTGCGCCGGACCGTCGAAAGCTTTCAGATGCCGAAAGGCGTGGAGGCCTCGGTCCTGACCAACGAGGCGGTGGATGTGGAAGAAAAGCTGGCCAGCGTCTTCAGCAATGCCGTCCAGGCGGTCATCGGCGTCGTGCTGATCCTGCTCGTCATGCTCACATGGCGAGAGGCCGTCATCGCCGGCGCCGGGGTACCGATCACCTTTCTCGGCAGCATCGCGGTCGTCTTTGCCTTCGGCATGACGATGAACGAGATGGTGGTCATCGGCATGGTGCTGGCCCTTGGCATGCTGGTCGATGTCTTCATTCTCGTCATGGAGGGCATGCACCAGGGGCTTTATGCCGAGGGGCGAAGCTTCGATTCCGCCGCCGGGGTCACGGTAAAGCGCTTCGCCCTGCCCGCCTTCGCCGGCCAGTTGACCACCATCCTGGCCCTGACGCCGCTGTTGTTCCTGCCCGGCATCGACGGCAAATTCATTCGCCTCATTCCGTTCACCGCCATCATCTGCCTGGTGATCAGCTATATCGTCGCCTTCGTATGGGCCCTGCCGTCGTCCCGCCATTTGTTGGGACGAAAACTGAAGGGCGACGGTGTCACCCGCGTCGACCGCATTACCAATCGCGTCTCGGGCCGCCTGCTCACCTGGGTCCTCGCCTATGTCGTGAGTTCGCGCCGCGCGGCCGCCCTGTGGATGACGGGCGTTCTGGTGCTGGTGGTCGCCTCGCTGGCGGCCGGCGGCCTGCTGCCGTCGGAGGCCTATCCCAAGGTCGACGGCCGCAACATGGGGATCACCGTCGAACTGCCGCCCGGAACGCCGCTGGACCGTACGGCCGAGGTCGGCCTCAAGGTGGGCGACATCCTGCGCGCCAAGCCCTATTTCCAGAGCACCATCGCCTATGTCGGCCAGAAGAGCCCGTTTTCCGTCACCTCATCGGCCGAGCGCATCGCCGATACCCCGGGCACCCATGTCGTCGGTTTTTCGCTGGTCCTGACGCCGCTCGACGCCCGCGACGGCCGCCTAGCCTACACCTATGTCCCGGAGCTGCGCCGTGAACTGTACCAAGCCCTGGCCGAGGTGCCAGGGGCCAGTGTGACCCTGTCGCCGCAGGGCGGAGGCCCCGGCGGCGGCGACGACCTGCAGATCGACGTCCAGGGCGAAGATCTCGACCAGTTGCGCAATGCCGCCCAGGAGGTCGTCGCCGCCCTTGCCACCGTGCGCGGAACCGGCGATGTCCGCGACGACATGGGGCCAGCCCGGACCGCCCTGGTCGTCACGCCGGTGCGCGAAGCCTTGGAGTTTTTCAAGATCCGACTGACCCCGGTGGCCGAAGAAATCGGCTTGGCCATGGGGGAGACGACGGTTGCCAAGCTGAAGCGCAGCGCCACCGAGGACGACGTACCGGTGCAACTCGGCGTCGCCTGGCCGAGCCGCAACGGGGAGGCGGGGCCGCCGACGTCATGGAACGACCTGATGCTCGTGCGCGCCTCCGGCCCCGACGGCACGCGCATCGACCTGGCCTCCATCCTGATCGCCGAGTACGGCAGCCTGCCGCAGGTCATCGTGCACAGCGACGGCAATCGGACGACCTCGGTGCGCGGCAAGGCCGAAGGCAGCGGCACGGCCGCGATTCTGCGCGCCGCGTGGCCGGAAATCGAGAAGGTCAAGGCTCGCTACCCCAACCTCAGGATTGGGTTGGCCGGGCAGTTGGCCGAAGCCAACCAGACCAACTCGAACATGATGAAGATGTTCCTGCTGACCATGGTTCTGATGTTTGGCCTGCTGGTTCTGCTGTTCAATTCCTACCGCCTGCCGTTCATCATCCTGTTCTCGGTGCCGTGCGCCCTGATCGGCACCCTGGTCGGCTTTCTGGCCATCGGCATGCCGCTGTCCTTCCCGGCGATGGTCGGCATCGTGTCCCTGCTGGGCATCGTGGTGAACGTTTCCATCGTCATGGTCGAGACGATGCGCGAATTCATCGAGCTCGGCCGGTCCGTCGGCGAGGCGGCCGCCCATGGCGCGGCCGACCGCCTGCGGCCCATCCTGTCAACGACGCTGACCACCATCGCCGGCCTTGCCCTGCTGTCGCTCAGTAGTCCAATGTGGCAGCCGTTGTGCTATGCCATCATCTTCGGACTGATGGCGGCGACGGTGCTGTCTTTCATCGTGGTGCCGGCGCTGTTTGTTCTGTTGTCCCCACGGGCCGCCCTTCGCTAG
- a CDS encoding efflux RND transporter periplasmic adaptor subunit gives MAGRQGITAAFLVLGLPFALESAATAQTAPTPVTVAVTEVTRGPIRAWISAEGTALAARREILHFDRAGKVVEIGRDAEGQPLREGSAVMGPANGKPGQLIGRLDERDLGEQVVSQVAQTEAARQRAEGARSAINEARSALAHAEQQLARARDLVTKGIAPRKQLDDAENDQRQAKARVQRAETDMAAAQAEADAAQSQITQARIRMEQSTLRAPFDGVIGFMNLAVGDYASPLPAGLQEMGQLMRMAAAVVIDPTAYEVVVEIPSFQGMSLRRDMPAQIAWGGTNLFDIADKMAGSNGKISALPIASAEVYAVAPTIAPDSRAVRVRLRTLEGAGHLLDGLYVAVRILTDERIDVVRVPIEAPRYVAGEGYVFVVDGKAGTAHRRIVKYGLTDGGMIQIREGLEPGEMVVVAGQERLADGALVHVARSGSGS, from the coding sequence ATGGCGGGCAGGCAGGGAATTACAGCCGCATTTCTGGTTCTGGGGTTGCCTTTTGCCCTTGAGTCCGCCGCCACCGCCCAAACCGCGCCGACGCCCGTAACGGTGGCCGTCACCGAGGTCACGCGAGGCCCCATTCGGGCCTGGATTTCGGCAGAGGGCACGGCGCTTGCGGCGCGCCGCGAGATCCTGCATTTCGACCGCGCCGGCAAAGTGGTGGAAATCGGCCGCGACGCCGAAGGCCAGCCTTTGCGCGAGGGATCGGCGGTGATGGGGCCGGCGAACGGCAAGCCAGGCCAACTGATCGGCCGCCTGGACGAACGCGACCTTGGTGAGCAGGTCGTTTCCCAGGTCGCGCAGACCGAGGCCGCCCGTCAGCGCGCCGAGGGCGCCCGCAGCGCCATCAACGAGGCCCGCTCGGCGCTGGCCCATGCCGAACAGCAACTGGCCCGCGCCCGCGATCTGGTCACCAAGGGCATCGCGCCGCGCAAACAGCTCGACGATGCGGAGAACGACCAGCGGCAGGCCAAGGCGCGCGTCCAGCGGGCCGAAACCGACATGGCCGCCGCCCAGGCCGAGGCCGATGCCGCCCAGTCGCAAATCACCCAGGCCCGCATCCGCATGGAGCAGAGTACCCTGCGCGCGCCCTTCGACGGCGTTATCGGCTTCATGAACCTGGCGGTCGGCGATTACGCCTCGCCGTTGCCGGCCGGCCTCCAGGAAATGGGCCAACTGATGCGTATGGCGGCGGCGGTGGTCATCGATCCGACCGCCTACGAGGTGGTGGTCGAGATCCCCAGCTTCCAGGGCATGTCGCTGCGCCGAGACATGCCGGCCCAGATTGCCTGGGGCGGCACCAACCTGTTCGACATCGCCGACAAGATGGCCGGCTCCAACGGCAAGATCTCTGCTCTGCCCATCGCCAGCGCCGAGGTCTATGCGGTGGCCCCCACCATCGCCCCGGACAGCCGGGCGGTGCGCGTACGCTTGCGTACCTTGGAGGGCGCGGGACACCTTCTCGACGGGCTCTATGTCGCGGTGCGCATCCTGACTGACGAGCGCATCGACGTGGTCCGCGTTCCGATCGAGGCGCCGCGGTATGTGGCCGGCGAAGGATACGTCTTCGTGGTCGACGGCAAAGCCGGCACCGCCCATCGCCGCATCGTCAAGTATGGCCTGACCGACGGCGGCATGATCCAGATCCGCGAAGGCCTGGAACCCGGCGAGATGGTGGTCGTCGCCGGCCAGGAACGCTTGGCCGACGGCGCCCTCGTCCATGTGGCCAGGTCGGGCAGCGGTTCATGA
- a CDS encoding cyclic peptide export ABC transporter, whose product MDTLRRARFSGPPPTEGDDAFPMNLIRLLIAEGMTPRNRLLASAFVSGVSSAFVLAMVNMAAGEIAESGREQVNWLLAGLFVLGLVLFATAEVFLISRVCAGAETAVDALRTRLLGRLCRADFEKVESMGRAVFYESITQGTQTLSQNSQYLAIGLRSVVLIAAILVYIAYLSTTALILVLVFTLIGGAMFGFAGRRLNARYADMMKEEARLFESITDLLDGFKEVRLSSARSRDLGQVFGAISQSATDIRVDVQVRAFQQFILGEVAVFFLLAVVVFVVPLYSTSFHGDIVKVTMAVLYMTGPIGGLIQTLPLLSGAEAAAGRMLALDAQLAAIAEPAVDPTAPPMPADFREIALRGVEYAYGADEGKPSFVLGPVDLAVRRGEVVFITGGNGSGKSTLIKLLTGLYRPHHGRIQVDGVAIGPDTRGAFQDMMAPVFSDYHLFPRLYGVPSIDGAMAQDLIAWFEMAGIVRFAEDRFDRLDLSAGQRKRLALIAALLEKRPILVIDEWAADQDPHFRRKFYREMLPALKAKGMTIIAVTHDDAYFDVADRRLHLDEGKLSELAVEPGGAK is encoded by the coding sequence GTGGATACACTGCGGCGCGCCCGGTTTTCCGGGCCGCCGCCGACCGAGGGGGACGACGCCTTTCCGATGAACCTGATCCGCCTGCTCATTGCCGAGGGGATGACGCCCCGCAACCGCCTATTGGCCAGCGCCTTCGTTTCGGGGGTAAGCAGCGCCTTCGTGCTGGCGATGGTCAACATGGCGGCCGGCGAGATCGCCGAGTCCGGACGCGAGCAGGTGAATTGGCTTCTGGCCGGCCTGTTCGTCCTTGGGCTGGTCCTGTTCGCGACGGCAGAAGTGTTCCTGATCTCGCGGGTCTGCGCCGGTGCCGAGACGGCGGTCGATGCCCTGCGCACGCGTCTCCTGGGGCGCCTGTGTCGCGCCGACTTCGAGAAGGTCGAGAGCATGGGCCGGGCGGTGTTCTACGAGAGCATCACCCAGGGCACGCAAACCCTGTCGCAGAATTCTCAGTACCTGGCGATCGGCTTGCGCTCGGTGGTGCTGATCGCCGCCATCCTCGTCTATATCGCCTATCTCTCGACCACCGCGCTGATCCTGGTGCTGGTGTTCACCCTGATCGGCGGTGCCATGTTCGGCTTTGCCGGGCGGCGGCTGAATGCCCGCTACGCCGACATGATGAAAGAGGAGGCCCGGCTTTTCGAAAGCATCACCGACCTTCTCGACGGCTTCAAGGAGGTGCGCCTGAGCAGCGCGCGCAGCCGCGATCTCGGGCAGGTGTTCGGGGCGATTTCGCAGTCGGCTACCGACATCCGCGTCGACGTCCAGGTCCGCGCCTTCCAGCAGTTCATCCTGGGTGAAGTCGCCGTCTTCTTCCTGCTGGCGGTGGTGGTCTTCGTGGTGCCGCTCTATTCGACCTCGTTCCACGGCGACATCGTCAAGGTGACGATGGCGGTCCTCTACATGACGGGGCCGATTGGCGGCCTCATCCAGACCCTGCCGCTGCTCAGCGGCGCCGAGGCGGCGGCCGGCCGCATGCTGGCGCTTGACGCGCAACTGGCGGCCATTGCCGAGCCGGCCGTCGATCCAACGGCGCCGCCGATGCCGGCCGATTTCCGGGAAATCGCGCTGCGCGGCGTCGAATACGCCTATGGCGCCGACGAGGGGAAACCCTCCTTCGTCCTGGGGCCGGTCGATCTGGCGGTGCGCCGCGGCGAGGTGGTGTTCATCACCGGCGGCAACGGCTCCGGCAAGTCGACCCTGATCAAGCTGTTGACCGGCCTCTATCGGCCCCATCACGGCCGTATCCAGGTGGACGGCGTGGCGATCGGCCCCGACACCCGGGGGGCCTTCCAGGACATGATGGCGCCGGTGTTTTCCGACTACCACCTGTTTCCCCGGCTGTACGGGGTGCCGTCCATCGACGGGGCGATGGCCCAGGATCTGATCGCCTGGTTCGAGATGGCGGGTATCGTGCGGTTCGCCGAAGACCGCTTCGATCGCCTCGACCTCTCGGCCGGCCAGCGCAAGCGCCTGGCCCTCATCGCCGCCCTGCTGGAAAAACGGCCGATCCTGGTGATCGACGAGTGGGCGGCTGATCAGGACCCGCATTTCCGGCGCAAGTTCTATCGGGAGATGCTGCCGGCGCTCAAGGCCAAGGGCATGACGATCATCGCCGTCACCCACGACGACGCCTATTTCGACGTCGCCGACCGCCGCCTCCACCTGGACGAGGGCAAGCTCTCCGAATTGGCGGTCGAGCCGGGGGGGGCGAAGTAG
- a CDS encoding cyclic peptide export ABC transporter: MELLSLLRREAAIDLRRLAVMTVLSAVSTTLILGLIAFGAEKASSGDISLLMVLAFLAAIPLFILSQNYVMTTTAHEVEAIIQRLRLELFEGVRKAGIPALDSLGRAPLFAALANDTQTISRTMPLLVIGAQQAVTLVFVALFLAWLSLSAFVIAAVFSVTALAIHFRRSRALSESMQRVSRDEQRLFGGLGHVLDGFKEIRVNALRAEQVVTELSGLSAEVCQRKSAIKRQWGIEFAFIQVVFFLLLGLMVFVVPLFSEGFARVAVEATTVALFLVGPIGTVAQAIPAIAEAGSALAAVQGVAKKLSDALSNGEDEDTEGLAEPIREIALDHVRFSYREADGLPGFSVGPLDVVFRTGELVVVTGGNGSGKSTVLRLLTALLKPDQGTLRINGQPLRAGQRQAYRDHIAAVFSDYHLFRRLYGVGPIDPANADALLRQLQIAEKVAVRDGAFTTVDLSGGQRKRLALMVALLEDKPVLILDEWAADQDPQFRRLFYEKLLPALKRPDRVIVCVTHDDRYFGVADRILDMEEGRFRA, translated from the coding sequence ATGGAGCTTCTCTCGCTTCTTCGCCGAGAGGCCGCGATCGACCTTCGACGACTGGCCGTGATGACGGTTTTGTCGGCAGTGTCGACAACCCTCATCCTCGGCCTGATCGCCTTCGGCGCCGAGAAGGCGTCGTCGGGCGATATCAGCCTGCTGATGGTTCTGGCGTTCCTCGCCGCCATTCCGCTGTTCATCCTGTCGCAGAACTACGTCATGACGACGACCGCCCACGAGGTGGAGGCGATCATCCAGCGTCTGCGCCTGGAACTGTTCGAAGGGGTGCGCAAAGCCGGCATCCCGGCCCTCGACTCGCTTGGCCGCGCCCCGCTGTTCGCCGCTCTCGCCAACGACACCCAGACCATCTCGCGGACCATGCCGCTGCTCGTCATCGGCGCCCAGCAGGCGGTGACCCTGGTCTTCGTGGCGCTGTTCCTGGCGTGGCTGTCGCTGTCGGCCTTCGTCATCGCCGCCGTCTTCAGCGTCACCGCGCTCGCCATCCATTTCCGGCGCTCGCGGGCCCTGAGCGAGAGTATGCAACGGGTGTCTCGGGACGAACAGCGCCTGTTCGGCGGCCTTGGGCACGTGCTCGACGGCTTCAAGGAGATCCGGGTCAACGCGCTTCGCGCCGAACAGGTGGTGACCGAACTGTCCGGCCTGTCCGCCGAGGTGTGCCAGCGCAAGAGCGCCATCAAGCGCCAATGGGGGATCGAATTCGCCTTCATTCAGGTCGTCTTCTTCCTGCTGCTCGGCCTGATGGTCTTTGTTGTGCCGCTTTTTTCCGAAGGCTTCGCCAGGGTGGCGGTCGAGGCGACGACGGTGGCCCTCTTCCTGGTCGGCCCCATCGGTACCGTCGCCCAGGCCATTCCGGCGATTGCCGAGGCGGGATCGGCGCTGGCCGCTGTCCAGGGGGTGGCCAAAAAACTGAGCGACGCCCTTTCCAACGGCGAGGACGAGGACACCGAGGGGCTGGCCGAGCCGATCCGCGAGATCGCCCTCGATCACGTGCGCTTTTCCTACCGCGAGGCCGATGGCTTGCCGGGCTTCTCGGTCGGCCCGCTCGACGTCGTCTTCCGGACCGGCGAACTGGTGGTGGTGACTGGCGGCAACGGCTCGGGCAAGTCGACCGTGCTGCGCCTGCTGACCGCGCTCTTGAAGCCCGACCAGGGAACGCTGCGGATCAATGGCCAGCCCCTGCGGGCCGGCCAACGCCAAGCCTATCGCGACCATATCGCCGCCGTCTTCTCGGACTATCACCTGTTCCGCCGGCTTTATGGGGTGGGGCCGATCGATCCCGCCAACGCCGACGCCCTGCTGCGGCAGTTGCAGATCGCCGAGAAGGTCGCCGTCCGCGATGGCGCCTTCACCACCGTCGATCTGTCGGGCGGGCAGCGCAAGCGCCTCGCCCTCATGGTGGCGCTGCTCGAGGACAAGCCGGTGCTGATCCTCGACGAGTGGGCGGCCGACCAGGACCCGCAGTTCCGGCGCCTGTTCTACGAGAAGCTGCTGCCGGCCCTCAAGCGGCCGGATCGCGTCATCGTCTGCGTCACCCACGACGACCGCTATTTCGGCGTCGCCGACCGCATCCTCGACATGGAGGAAGGGCGCTTCCGCGCCTGA
- a CDS encoding diaminopropionate ammonia-lyase, translating to MSTDAFALTSRPGDFYHNPFWRPDRPYDAVAATLRPDEMDQAAEVIGSWSEYRPTPLRSLAGLARQLGLGAILCKDESGRFGLGGVKALGAPYGLQVLLREKATVAAGPRTAIAATDGNHGLALAWAAGRCGCLSLIFVGRDVDAGRLSRIRATGAAIEIVDGTYDDAVEAAERRAAADPAALLITDTDYTGALPVCRAIMAGYALLAAEAWRDGLAGQPPTHVFLHCGVGTMAAGITAGLWRHLTPATPRVITVEPIAAACLLASLRAGRPVQVEGALATRMAGLACGRPSLPAWTVLSKAAFAGMTVGEDTAVAVQEGLANGAYGDPPLAGGDTGIAGLAGLVAAAADPEARGRLNLGPDSRVFVVNSEGPLPVPAG from the coding sequence ATGTCGACCGATGCTTTTGCCCTCACCAGCCGTCCGGGGGACTTCTATCACAATCCGTTCTGGCGGCCCGACCGGCCCTATGACGCGGTGGCGGCGACCCTGCGGCCGGACGAGATGGACCAGGCGGCCGAGGTCATCGGCAGCTGGTCCGAATACCGCCCGACCCCGCTCCGCTCGCTCGCCGGCCTGGCCCGCCAACTGGGCCTCGGCGCCATCCTCTGCAAGGACGAATCCGGCCGCTTCGGTCTGGGTGGCGTCAAGGCCCTGGGGGCGCCGTACGGCCTTCAGGTGCTGTTGCGCGAAAAGGCGACCGTCGCCGCCGGCCCCCGCACGGCGATCGCCGCCACCGACGGCAACCACGGCTTGGCCCTGGCCTGGGCTGCCGGGAGGTGTGGCTGTCTGTCGCTCATTTTCGTCGGCCGCGACGTCGACGCCGGCCGGCTTTCCCGCATCCGGGCGACGGGGGCGGCCATCGAGATCGTCGATGGCACCTACGACGACGCGGTGGAAGCCGCCGAGCGCCGTGCCGCCGCCGACCCGGCCGCGCTGCTGATCACCGATACCGATTACACCGGCGCACTGCCGGTCTGCCGCGCCATCATGGCCGGCTATGCCCTGTTGGCTGCCGAGGCCTGGCGGGACGGACTGGCCGGCCAGCCGCCGACCCACGTCTTCCTGCATTGCGGGGTCGGCACCATGGCGGCGGGCATCACGGCCGGGCTGTGGCGTCACCTCACCCCCGCCACGCCGCGCGTCATCACTGTCGAACCCATCGCCGCGGCCTGCCTGCTGGCCAGTCTCAGGGCCGGGCGGCCGGTCCAGGTGGAAGGGGCGCTGGCCACGCGGATGGCCGGGCTGGCCTGCGGTCGGCCGTCGCTGCCGGCATGGACGGTGCTGTCCAAGGCCGCCTTCGCCGGCATGACGGTCGGCGAGGATACAGCGGTGGCCGTGCAGGAAGGCCTGGCAAACGGTGCCTATGGCGATCCGCCGCTTGCCGGCGGCGACACCGGCATCGCCGGCCTGGCCGGGCTGGTGGCGGCCGCCGCCGATCCCGAAGCGCGCGGCCGGCTGAACCTTGGCCCCGACAGCCGGGTGTTCGTCGTCAACAGCGAAGGCCCCTTGCCGGTCCCGGCCGGCTGA
- a CDS encoding TAXI family TRAP transporter solute-binding subunit, whose product MDMRRLPIAAAAVFMAAWSSAAALAADAPAPLAVGQLSYKPDAIPRSQYMEVLGGDALQPSTTGQARDYFVAIYSGSTIGVYYYVASAICRAMEKNFAKHRIHCVPLRSLGVASNVSLMEQGRAQFVIVQSDTNYYASKGQIALPGGHSVMSLHNELGAMAVGRESGILGPADLRDKRVNLGSEGTASRALWLEFLAAQGLAIGDLEQAFSVTQEYNVMGLCGDYIDAFGLWIGHPAAPFRDAAEICGARIVGMASPGTDKLLGERSFYFHGEIPANTYPDQQEPVRSYGFKASLIAYQPVDPYLVYWVTRSVVEEIQTFRSAHPSLSAVKTREMFEQGNFLPFHPGAARYWREIGWLREPPIN is encoded by the coding sequence ATGGACATGCGTCGCCTGCCAATTGCCGCCGCGGCCGTCTTCATGGCCGCGTGGTCGAGCGCGGCGGCGCTTGCGGCCGATGCTCCGGCGCCCTTGGCCGTCGGCCAGCTTTCCTACAAGCCCGACGCCATCCCGCGCTCCCAGTACATGGAAGTACTTGGCGGCGATGCGCTGCAGCCATCGACAACGGGCCAGGCACGGGATTACTTCGTGGCCATCTACAGCGGCAGCACCATCGGCGTTTACTATTACGTGGCGAGCGCCATCTGCCGGGCCATGGAAAAAAACTTCGCGAAACATCGCATCCACTGCGTTCCCCTGCGCTCACTGGGCGTCGCCAGCAACGTGTCGCTGATGGAACAGGGGCGGGCGCAGTTCGTCATCGTGCAGTCGGACACCAACTATTACGCCTCGAAAGGCCAGATCGCGCTGCCCGGCGGGCATTCGGTGATGTCGCTCCACAACGAGCTGGGGGCAATGGCGGTGGGCAGGGAATCGGGCATACTCGGCCCGGCCGACCTGCGCGACAAGCGGGTCAACCTCGGTTCCGAGGGAACGGCGTCACGCGCCTTGTGGCTGGAATTCCTGGCCGCCCAGGGCCTCGCCATCGGGGATCTGGAGCAGGCGTTCTCGGTGACCCAGGAATACAACGTCATGGGCCTGTGCGGCGACTACATCGACGCCTTCGGACTGTGGATCGGCCATCCCGCCGCGCCCTTCCGAGACGCCGCCGAAATCTGCGGCGCGCGCATCGTCGGCATGGCCTCGCCCGGCACCGACAAGCTGCTCGGCGAGCGAAGCTTCTATTTCCATGGCGAGATTCCGGCGAACACCTATCCGGATCAGCAGGAGCCGGTCCGTTCCTATGGCTTCAAGGCCTCGCTGATCGCCTATCAGCCGGTCGATCCCTATCTCGTCTACTGGGTGACGCGCAGCGTCGTCGAGGAAATCCAGACCTTCCGCTCGGCCCATCCGTCGCTGAGCGCGGTGAAGACCCGCGAGATGTTCGAGCAGGGCAACTTCCTGCCGTTCCATCCGGGGGCCGCCCGCTACTGGCGGGAAATCGGCTGGCTTCGCGAGCCCCCCATCAACTGA
- a CDS encoding DUF697 domain-containing protein: protein MSKKLPKATAQTFDDIRLQRDAQPKGAAGTRAKTAATKRRATAKGAARPEPVKSTPPAPAAEAARELREARAGQIVERFTAYSAVGSIIPIPLVDTLSVVLLIVAMVKSLADLYEAPFSRDRVRAAVAGVLGGAGQAGVGSAITAWLIKLTPGANMVGAAASSAASAVLTRTIGRAFVLHFETGGTALEFDAAVLRAHFERVRAAA, encoded by the coding sequence ATGAGCAAGAAGCTGCCCAAAGCCACGGCCCAGACCTTCGACGACATCCGCCTTCAGCGCGACGCCCAGCCGAAGGGCGCCGCCGGGACGAGGGCGAAAACGGCGGCTACCAAGCGCCGGGCCACCGCGAAGGGCGCCGCCCGCCCGGAACCGGTCAAGTCCACGCCGCCGGCGCCTGCCGCCGAGGCCGCCCGCGAACTGCGCGAGGCGCGGGCCGGACAGATCGTCGAACGCTTTACCGCCTATTCCGCCGTTGGCAGCATCATTCCTATCCCGCTGGTCGACACCTTGAGCGTGGTGCTGCTCATCGTCGCGATGGTCAAGTCGCTGGCCGACCTTTACGAGGCGCCGTTCAGTCGCGACCGGGTGCGTGCCGCCGTCGCCGGGGTGCTGGGAGGCGCCGGACAGGCCGGCGTCGGCTCGGCGATCACCGCGTGGCTGATCAAGCTGACGCCGGGGGCCAACATGGTTGGCGCCGCGGCATCGTCGGCGGCCTCGGCCGTGCTGACGCGCACCATTGGGCGCGCTTTCGTCCTGCATTTCGAGACCGGGGGAACGGCGCTGGAATTCGATGCGGCGGTCCTGCGCGCCCACTTCGAAAGGGTGCGTGCCGCCGCCTGA